A region from the uncultured Sunxiuqinia sp. genome encodes:
- a CDS encoding DUF6048 family protein — MKILSFTLILFLITLISFGQEREQKLKPKRTDNYIHMDGLRVGMDISRSLQHFWNKGNRYGTEFSLDMELIPNLYPTLETGWEKLRLTQDYLDYSSSGSYTKIGFDYNILVAENRQDMDMVYVGLRYGFTLANQQVKSFYVSNYWGDYSGSFNKQDYSAQWTEFVFGMKGEVLRNFFIGWSIRGKLKLGQKEFDLPHVYFNPGYGPAEKKFNFDFSYSIYYNFPFNFRK; from the coding sequence ATGAAAATATTAAGTTTTACATTAATCCTCTTCCTAATAACGCTAATTAGTTTTGGGCAAGAGCGAGAACAAAAGTTAAAACCCAAACGAACAGACAACTATATTCATATGGATGGTTTGCGCGTTGGAATGGATATTTCGCGCTCACTCCAACACTTTTGGAATAAAGGAAACCGATATGGGACAGAATTCAGCCTTGACATGGAATTGATCCCAAACTTATACCCGACGCTCGAAACCGGCTGGGAGAAACTTCGATTAACGCAAGACTATCTTGATTATTCTTCATCTGGATCGTATACAAAAATTGGCTTCGACTATAATATTCTGGTCGCTGAAAACCGTCAGGACATGGACATGGTATATGTTGGCTTGAGATACGGCTTTACACTAGCCAACCAGCAAGTTAAATCATTTTACGTATCAAACTACTGGGGCGACTACAGCGGTAGCTTTAACAAACAAGATTACAGCGCGCAATGGACAGAGTTTGTATTTGGAATGAAAGGGGAAGTATTGAGAAACTTTTTCATCGGCTGGAGCATTCGTGGCAAACTGAAACTTGGACAAAAAGAATTTGATCTACCCCATGTTTATTTTAATCCTGGCTATGGCCCTGCTGAAAAAAAATTCAATTTCGATTTTTCTTACTCAATT
- a CDS encoding cation diffusion facilitator family transporter yields the protein MIDSNKKYVAFEGWISIFMNLLLFTLKYWAGIVSGSIALIADAWHTLTDSVSSVIVLLGGRLSRKPADEEHPFGHGRAEHIAAIIIGVLLAIVAFDFVINSIERFNSRESGTFGTIAIIVTVISIIGKEVLAQYAFWGYRKTKSSILKADAWHHRTDSLSSIIILIGILVGKYFWWIDSLLALIVAIMIGYASYEILSKEIQSLLGERIEPKLIGDIKTEVDKLLELEVFIHHFHLHQYGHHNELSCHIKLPADMPLNEVHEICTRIENHIKQKFNLVTTIHPEPYEDS from the coding sequence ATGATTGATAGTAATAAAAAATATGTCGCTTTTGAGGGTTGGATTTCCATCTTCATGAACCTGCTGCTTTTTACCCTGAAATACTGGGCCGGAATCGTATCCGGATCGATCGCTCTAATTGCCGATGCCTGGCACACCTTAACCGATTCCGTTTCTTCGGTTATCGTACTACTTGGCGGACGACTTTCGCGCAAGCCAGCTGACGAGGAACACCCTTTCGGGCATGGACGAGCCGAACACATTGCGGCAATTATTATTGGTGTTCTGTTAGCCATTGTCGCTTTTGACTTTGTGATTAATTCCATCGAACGATTCAACAGCCGGGAGTCAGGCACATTTGGAACCATCGCTATTATTGTCACCGTTATTTCAATTATTGGTAAAGAAGTGCTTGCTCAATATGCTTTCTGGGGGTATCGGAAAACAAAATCGTCTATCTTAAAAGCTGATGCCTGGCATCATCGAACCGATTCGCTTTCATCGATCATCATTCTGATTGGTATTTTGGTTGGCAAGTATTTTTGGTGGATCGACTCCCTACTAGCTTTAATTGTTGCTATTATGATTGGCTATGCAAGCTACGAGATACTTTCGAAAGAAATACAAAGTTTACTAGGTGAGCGAATTGAACCTAAGCTAATTGGGGATATCAAAACCGAGGTTGATAAACTTCTTGAATTAGAAGTGTTCATCCACCATTTTCACTTGCATCAATACGGTCATCATAACGAATTAAGTTGCCACATCAAACTTCCAGCCGACATGCCATTAAACGAAGTGCATGAAATTTGCACCCGGATTGAAAATCATATCAAACAGAAATTCAACTTGGTTACTACGATTCACCCGGAACCCTATGAAGATTCTTAA
- a CDS encoding DUF6452 family protein, with translation MKNTLLYILILVGFAISCDEVYESPPHAFLEVSLENIDSLDASKPKVTVYGIGREDTIYNETTDLFLLPLSMEETTSFVLLLDSIADTLIITHENELIFESAETGFYNEFKILDVDHTFNRIDSYDVTDSLVTKNWHENIKFYINPLPNNAN, from the coding sequence ATGAAAAATACATTGTTATATATTCTCATTTTGGTGGGATTCGCTATTTCTTGCGATGAAGTTTATGAATCGCCACCACACGCTTTCCTGGAAGTGTCTTTAGAAAATATTGATTCGTTAGATGCTTCGAAGCCCAAGGTTACAGTTTATGGCATTGGAAGGGAAGATACTATTTACAATGAAACTACAGATTTGTTTCTGCTTCCACTCAGTATGGAAGAAACAACCAGCTTTGTTTTGTTGCTTGATTCAATTGCTGACACACTGATAATCACCCATGAGAATGAACTAATTTTTGAATCGGCAGAAACCGGATTTTACAACGAATTTAAAATACTTGATGTCGACCACACTTTCAATCGCATTGATAGTTATGACGTGACTGATAGTTTGGTGACAAAAAATTGGCATGAAAATATTAAGTTTTACATTAATCCTCTTCCTAATAACGCTAATTAG